The genomic interval GGAGATCTTTTAACACGCTTTCATATTCGGGGTCTCTTGAAACATCATGTAACTCAAGGGGATCCCTCTCAAGATCATAGAGCTCAACAAATTCATTAGGTGTGGTTATCTCATCAACAACAACCTCATGGGCTGGGCTGAGCTTAGAGTCTATTGCAGCATCAGCAGTGTCCTGGGCTTCGAAATGCATTATGAGTTTAAACCTACTGGTCCTAATAGCCCTAATCGGATCATACCTCTCATGGTAAGTCTTCTCAGCGTAGACAGCATCCCTAACACTGGATACTGAACCCTTAAGTAAAGGCATTAGACTAACGCCCTGAACAATGATGCAACAACCTGCTGAAGCATAGGGTCAGGCTTAGGAATACCTAGGAATGCGGCGTATTGGGGATACTTAACCCATAGCGAACCATTAATAATAGCCTCAGCCAAAGGAGGGGTAATACCCCTTGGTGCAATAAGATCCCAGGTGGCTATTACTTGTAACATGCTGTATGCCCCATTGCCATAGCCTCATGTCATGACCTCAAGCTCATAAGTCAACCAAGGATAATGATCAAGAATATAGCCTTGGAATAGCCAATTCGGATCCATTAACTCAACCCTATACTCATAGGGCTCAAGCTTCTCGAAGAATGGTATTGTTGGTACGAAGTAGTGGAACCATGAGAAAATAACCTCCAAGGCTAGGTCGTAGTCTGATGTTCCTGGGTATGTCGCGTATAGGAGTGTTTGCCAACTTGTTAAATTAATGTATCCGAATGTTGAATTAATACACCGAACTATGGTTGCATTAGGTAACTCCACTGTGTTGAATGGGGTGTGCGCAATAGGCACATTAACTGGTGTGCATGTGCCATTGGGCCATAGTAACCCCATGTACCTGGAATATCATTCCATGCACTACTATATGCGAAATTCACTGGAGCAACCCAGCCGGCGGTCTGATACTGGCCACTGGAAATATTTGGTGTGTACCAGTACCCATTAACCTTCTTGAAGCCTAAGCCCTCAAGTATTTCAGCAGCCTTAGTCACATTGTACTCACACGGTATTATAAACTACCTAACGTCGGATGGGAATGTTGCCATTGAAGTAGGTGATACTGGTTCAGGGTAGTAACTTGGTAATGTTATGGCTAAGCCCCATGAAGCAGCCACAGCAGTCCTATTAATAACGTCGCATAGAGCCTCCCTAACCTGAGGAATATTGTATGGGTAAATCCTCGGATTGGGTGAAATGTCAACATTATTGAATGATGGTATTACGAAGGAGGACCAGCCTGGAGTCTTATTCAATGTTGCTAACTGGGATTGGGATAAGTATATCCACCCATAACTAGCCTTATTGACAAGCATTGCACTCAACGCCTGCGTATTACCACCAATCTCCCATAATGTTGCCGTTGGTGGGTAGTAGCCCCATGTTGCGAATGGGAAGATTCTATACCATGATGCTAATAGTGGTACATCATTGAAGTACATAGGCTCTAACGCGTAATTAACGTATGTTGGGTTTATCGACGTCATGTAGTATGGGGAATAACGCCCAGTATGGTGGTGTGAATTTCGTTATGTTATTGGCGAATAGTGATGCTTGGGTAGCATTCATTGTCTTCAACTCATCCACAATAGGCCTCCACGCTTGCCATGGTGCGTCTATCCAAGTCGTCAGTAGGATTATCCACCTTGTCGGACTCCATTTCTGGAATAGGAACTGCACCGTGTAGTTGCTAATCACCCTCACATCATCAGCATACTGCGGCAGCATAAATGGGTAGAACCATTTAAATGCCTTAACGCCAATGTAGAATTCTGCGTAAACGTCCCAAGCAGTGAAGGGCATTACTGCTGAACCATTAAACCAATACAAGCCCCTACGCAAATAGACTGTTAAAATACCACTACCATTAGGCAAAACCTCAATAGTCCAATTCCTAGCCAAAACAGGCCAGAATTGACCAGTGAGTGGGTTAAAGGCCGCTAACGGTAACCATGTCCCAGTAGTCCCAATCACGTTACCAGGTGTGTATGGGTTCCAAAGTGGGATGCCAGGTGTTATTATTAGTGTTGTTGGATTTGGGTAAACTAGCGATGGTAGTGTTGATGAGTAGGCTAGGTATTGGGTGAGTGAAAGCAGTACAGTAGCCACTGCTATTGCTATCAGTGTATATTTTGTTTTAGGTTATATAATTATTAATTATTACTCCTAACTTATTAGTTTTATTCCAATAATTGGTTGGTATTCTATGGGTTGAATGTTTTTAAGGGGTGTGTTGTTTCTTGGTTTTATGCCTATTGAGTTTGTTAGGCTTGTTGTTGAGCATGATGATTGGTCAACCTTCACTAGGGGTCTTGATGCTTGGGTTAATGTTGCATCCTCCGTGCCCATTTCTAATCGTGTTAAGAGGTCTATGCTTATCCTCAACGCCTCAAGCGTTGGGGTTGCTAAGACGTTGATTAATAGGGTTAGGGGGTTTAGGGGTGTTAAGGTTGTTGACGTTATTGGTAGGTATAACGTGAGGGGTAAGTCGATTACACTACTCAGCACCATTAGGGCATTTAACGGTGGTGTCCTTGAAACAATCCTAGGCAGTAACGTGTACTATTATCATGAACTTATAGCTAATGGTGTTGAGTATTGGAGTATTGTGACTGGTGGTGCTGATGGGCTTATTAGTGAATTGGGCAGTAGGTTTAGTGTTAGGTTGGTTAGGAGGATTAACGTTAATGAACTAACTAAGAGTATTGGTGACCCAACGTTAACTAGGAGGGAGTTGAGGGTTCTTAAGACTGCCTATGAGTTGGGTTACTTCAATTGGCCTAGGAGGCGTAATGTGGGGAGTATTGCTGAGACTTTAGGCATCAGTAAGACTACTCTAATGCAGGAGTTGAGGAGTATACTGAGGAAGCTTGCCCTAAGGGAGTTGAGGAATGATTACCCTTACTGATTCTATGCTTGTTCGGGTTTATGCTTAAATAATACCTACGCCTAAAGCCTAATAGTGATTCGGATGGTTTGTCCGCAGTGCATCTTTAGGTTGAGGAGGTTTACTGGTGTTGTTTTGGATCCTCCAAGCTTCGAGCCTGGCTCATGGAGGGGTGCTGGGGATTTGCTTATTGACCCTGTTAACCGTGAGTATTGGCTTACAAGTAGGCCTAGGGTTGCTGGTCCTAGGGGTACTGGTGTTGAGGTTTGGTACTCCAGTAATGGTGAGTATTATAGCCTAGTGAGCTTCATCCCTAAGGAGGTGGTTTCGGAGTGGGCTAAGGTTAATGTGCTTAGTATTGAGAATAATCAACTTATTCAAGACCCATTAACAGGTAGGTACTACTTATACATGTCCCTTGACGTTGGTGGTGGTTGGGAGACATTCCTAGCAGCCTCAGATGACCCACGTGGCCCATGGGGTCCAGTTGGCTTCGTTATTAGGCGTGATCAACCATACGATAGTGGTGAGGCTAGGGACTGCACGATAAACGTGATTGACGGTAGGTATATTGCATTATGTAAGGCTAGGGCTAGTAACGATAACAAGGTTTACACTGAATTACTCACTAGTAGGGATGGGGTTAATTGGGTTAAGTTAGGCTTACCCACGATTAATGGGCAGCAGCAGAGGCCTCAACCAGACGCATTCCTACTTAATGGTGACGTAGTGTCATCAACCTATGGGCCAATGTTCATTGGGACAGTGACAACATTCTTCCATAACGCGCACGTGACCAAGTACTTCGGTGCATACATCATTGACCTGAAGGCTAATAACCTTGAGGAGGTTTTCATGACTGAATGGAGGCCGGGCTCAATGTACGAGCATCCACAATACCCAATACACACCTACTGCAACGTAGTCAAAGACCCATTCACGGGAGAGTGGAGAATACTCATTGAGGCAATAGACCCCAAATACACGAAGGACATCGGAGTAAACACAGAAGTAGACAGAGTACTACAATACAAAGCAAAGGTGCCTGAGTAGTCTTAGGTTTTAACTTAAACAATCAGCCTATTAACCATTAGTATATCTCACTTTAGTGGCTAATCCAATTGGTATAATCCACGGTGTTGATGGGGTTAGGAGAATTAGGTTCAGGGTCTTTGATGGTGCCTCAGTGTGGATTGGGCAATACGTTATCACTAGTGAAGGTTACTTATGTAGGGTCTCTAGGATTGAGAGGAGGAATTATCTGACTGATGATAGGATTCTGGCTGAGATGAGTAGTTTTGAGAGAGTTGAGAGACTTAAGAAGTATGGCTTTAACCTTGAGTTCACATCAACAATAACCCTTGCTGAGGCTTTAATAATAGGTGTTGTTGAGGGTTCAAGCATAAGGCAACCGATGGCTCCGCCTCACCTGTACACTTACGTGAGTGAAGTCCCCAGTGAATTAATAAGCAATTTAACCATCATCAATGGAGTACCTATAACAATAGGTAAGGTTAAGGGTAGCGATACACCTGCTAGATTGGATGCTGAGAAATTAACTACTCACCACTGCGCCATATTGGCGTCTACAGGTTCAGGCAAGTCATGGTTAGCTGGTGTAATTGCTGAGGAGTTGACTTTAACCATTAAGATGCCTGTGGTCATAATTGATCCTCACGGTGAATACTCAAGCATGCAGTACCCAATGGTTGATGATCCCTTAGCTAGTGAGGTTGCCAATATGGTTAACATATATGTGCCTGGTAGAGTTGATACTAGTGAAATAGATAAATACTACATAGCTAAGTTTGGGGAACCTAGAAGATATACCAGGGTTGGCGTTAACCCAAGGAACATGCCCCTGAGCGTGCTCATTAAGCTTCTTACGCATTACTACGGTATAACAGACACCCAGAGGAGGTTATTGGAGGAGGGGTGGCCTTATGATCCATCAATAGATGCCCCATTGACGACTATAGATGAACTGATAGGTGAGGTTATTGAAAGGAGTCGTAGCTCAGCCCCAAAGGGTTATGCCGGTGAGTCATCAATATCATCGTTAGTTTCAAAGTTGAGGTCTTTTCTTGAGAATAGGCCATTCTTCATAACGATGTATGGTGAGCACTATGGTGATGAACCCATAAGGTTACTTGACGTTGAAAACATGCTTAACAAACCTGGCATAAACGTACTAGACCTCTCCACGCTTGATTTAATGGATCAACAGGCCTTAGTAGCGTTAATGCTTGACTCCATGTTCAATCTAGCTAAGAGGAGGCGTATAATGCCAACCTTTGTGATAATTGAGGAGGCGCACAACTTCTCGCCATCAAAGGCATTATCAATTAGTAAATCATCAATACTCAGGATCGCTAGGGAAGGGAGGAAGTTTGGACTGGGCTTATGCATAGTGTCCCAAAGACCTTCTAGGATTGACCCAGACGTGCTTAGCCAATGCATGACCCAGGTTTTTAAGAGGATAATAAACCCACTGGACCTGAAGTACGTAGCCTCAGTTGCTGAGAATATTTCAAGTGATGAATTAACGACCCTTAAGTCACTTAATCCTGATGAAGCATACGTCACTGGGATGGCTACTCCAATACCCCTTCTAGTTAAGGTTAAGGAGAGGTTAACTCACCATGGTGGTGTAACAAGGTGGATGAGCACTGTTAGTTCCTAGGCATCAGCCTGCTCCATTAAGGCTCGAATCCTCTCATACATTAGCCTAAAGCTGCTTCCCCTAGGTTTACCATTATTCATTAAAGTCACCCATGCATTGACCAATGCCCTGTATTCGAAGCTTGAGTATAGGCCATCAGGGTAATTCCCAAGAAGGGGGAATTTAGTTTCCCTTAGGAATGTGTAAAGCTCCTCAAGCTCATCCTCCTTAATTGTCCTCTTACCGAAGTTAACCCTACGTCCAGTTACATGTCTCTCACCTCCACCTGGTAACATTACCTTACCATACGCTGCCTTAATCCTCCATGTTGAGGAGTCCGTTGAATAAACACCCAGTAACTCAAGCGTTGGTGTTATTGATGGGCTACCTAACCCAAGTACGTGGATCTTACCATTAAATTCCCTCATCACCTTAGCTATGAAGAGTAATGCCCTCCATCTGCTATTCTTAGGCACATTCCTAGTCACTAGTACATAAGGTACTAATCCTCCTATCGCAATCTCCTTAGGATTATGATCAATAATATTCTCTAAAGTCCCTAGAACTATTTTCTCATCCCTATAGTAATGGATTACGGGCATAACCTCAATACTTTCCTTCTCCAAGGCCTTGCTTAACGCATCATATGCTTCAATAGTCTTACGAAACTTATTGAAGGCAACATTACTATCATCACTCGGTAGTGGTGGATAATCAAGGGCTAGATAAGTTGATGCATCCCAAAAGCGGGAGTATACTTTAGCTACATCATCAATACTTATTTCAATACCTCTACTTAAGAATTGGTAACCCCCTGAATCAACCCATATTTCACCACTGTGTTGAAGTAGTGAATGTAACGGGGCATCACCAGGGGATCTCATTTTCAGTAACTCAAAGGCACTTACTATGACTGGTACATTAATTATGCCGGTGAAGTCAATCCAAGGTCTCGGCGTAGCCCTTGGTGGTGTCCCAAGCAAAACCTTCACTGGAAGTACTCAAGCCTGAACCTTAAAGTTTCACCCATTTATAAACCATTTAGGTAAAGTTACGTAACTTAAGACATAATTGACTAGCAACATTAACATCAAATGGCGTGTCAATATCCATAACTAGGGGTGAATCATAATTCACGTCAATCCACTCACCCATTGATTCATTGAAAAGCGTAACACCTACATGGCCATATTTACCAATCATATTAACCACTGGTTTACCTGATTTAATACCCCTCTCAATGAAGTCCACTATTAAGTCTGGGATTATTAATGGGGTATCAACAGGCATTACAAGTAGTGGCCTTACCCTAATTAACTTAAGCGCGAAGGAAAGATCAGTAACATAATTAATACCACTACTGATGTATATATCATTATGGGTTTCCTTAAGTATCTTTAACGTATTATGATTATACCTTGATATAGATACTATAATCTTTTCAACACCAGCGTTAGTTAAATTACCCAACACCCACTTAATCATTGGCTTACCGCATATGTTTAATGAGCCCTTATCAACATTACCCAGCCTACTTCCCCTTCCCCCAGACATAACTAGTGCAGCAACCTGCATTAATTCAACACATTATGGAAGACTTAAAACACATACGCTATAAAGTAGTAAAGGCTCTAAGGATGCATTAATCAGTAGAGTGCTTCTATGAGTAGGTAAACTCCAAGGGCTATCATTGCAATTCCAGCAGCCTTCTCAATCAATGATCCTACCGAGGCTACCTTACTTATATTCCTCCTACCTAGGTTAGCTAAGGCTAGTACAATTGAAGCCATGGTTACAAAACCCAGCGAAAAGACCGTGGTAGTTAGAACACCCATTAATATATTATGAGTTAACTGAGAAGTTAGAATTGAACCTAAGGCTACACCAGCGAAGATTGGCCCAATACAAGGTAACCACAGTCCCGTTAATATAAGACCCATTGTTAAATCAGCTAGGATACCACCAGGCCTTACCCTGCTTCCCATGTTTTGTATCCTGGAAGTGAAGGTTATGAAGCCTCTATATAGAGATGGTATAATGAATATTAAACCCATTAAAATTAATACTACTGAGGATGCTACATATAGTGCTGACCTGGCTATGCCGCTAAGCCCAATGAGACTTAGCAATGAACCTAAGGCTATGTAGAATACTAGGAAGCCTCCGAATAAGGCTATTGGGTTTATCTTCTTATTAAGGGCCATTAATGCAATAGACACTAAGGCAGGTAATGCACAGGGCATTATTGCTGAACCAAGACCAGCAACATAGGATAAGGCTAGTGTGGTTATGTTAGTAAACGATGCGCCATTCTGCTCCTGTAACGAAGTCTCTACTGCTTTAGTGTGGACCAGTGATAGTATGTTCATGAATATTTGAGGTGGGTAGGCTCCGAGTATTATTTCCTTAACTATTAATGCACCATTGTTGTCGTAGGCTATTAGTAGTGTTGGGGTTGCTTGAATTGAGAATGGGACTACTTGGGTGGTGTTGGTTCTATAGGCTCTTACGCTTACCTCATTACTGATTGGTTCAATCACGTAGACTGTTCCA from Caldivirga sp. carries:
- a CDS encoding ATP-binding protein, giving the protein MANPIGIIHGVDGVRRIRFRVFDGASVWIGQYVITSEGYLCRVSRIERRNYLTDDRILAEMSSFERVERLKKYGFNLEFTSTITLAEALIIGVVEGSSIRQPMAPPHLYTYVSEVPSELISNLTIINGVPITIGKVKGSDTPARLDAEKLTTHHCAILASTGSGKSWLAGVIAEELTLTIKMPVVIIDPHGEYSSMQYPMVDDPLASEVANMVNIYVPGRVDTSEIDKYYIAKFGEPRRYTRVGVNPRNMPLSVLIKLLTHYYGITDTQRRLLEEGWPYDPSIDAPLTTIDELIGEVIERSRSSAPKGYAGESSISSLVSKLRSFLENRPFFITMYGEHYGDEPIRLLDVENMLNKPGINVLDLSTLDLMDQQALVALMLDSMFNLAKRRRIMPTFVIIEEAHNFSPSKALSISKSSILRIAREGRKFGLGLCIVSQRPSRIDPDVLSQCMTQVFKRIINPLDLKYVASVAENISSDELTTLKSLNPDEAYVTGMATPIPLLVKVKERLTHHGGVTRWMSTVSS
- a CDS encoding NTP transferase domain-containing protein, which encodes MQVAALVMSGGRGSRLGNVDKGSLNICGKPMIKWVLGNLTNAGVEKIIVSISRYNHNTLKILKETHNDIYISSGINYVTDLSFALKLIRVRPLLVMPVDTPLIIPDLIVDFIERGIKSGKPVVNMIGKYGHVGVTLFNESMGEWIDVNYDSPLVMDIDTPFDVNVASQLCLKLRNFT
- a CDS encoding tRNA-ribosyltransferase is translated as MKVLLGTPPRATPRPWIDFTGIINVPVIVSAFELLKMRSPGDAPLHSLLQHSGEIWVDSGGYQFLSRGIEISIDDVAKVYSRFWDASTYLALDYPPLPSDDSNVAFNKFRKTIEAYDALSKALEKESIEVMPVIHYYRDEKIVLGTLENIIDHNPKEIAIGGLVPYVLVTRNVPKNSRWRALLFIAKVMREFNGKIHVLGLGSPSITPTLELLGVYSTDSSTWRIKAAYGKVMLPGGGERHVTGRRVNFGKRTIKEDELEELYTFLRETKFPLLGNYPDGLYSSFEYRALVNAWVTLMNNGKPRGSSFRLMYERIRALMEQADA
- a CDS encoding thioredoxin fold domain-containing protein, with amino-acid sequence MKGRIIVIVLLMLAEVTLLAYSLTMVRFGSVNAYLVTDPISFENLLMSSSGKYLLIIYADSQCVACNYLKSYVLSNYTIANYVQSHYVPVYVDLDYQSAIPLTNINIMINGTVYVIEPISNEVSVRAYRTNTTQVVPFSIQATPTLLIAYDNNGALIVKEIILGAYPPQIFMNILSLVHTKAVETSLQEQNGASFTNITTLALSYVAGLGSAIMPCALPALVSIALMALNKKINPIALFGGFLVFYIALGSLLSLIGLSGIARSALYVASSVVLILMGLIFIIPSLYRGFITFTSRIQNMGSRVRPGGILADLTMGLILTGLWLPCIGPIFAGVALGSILTSQLTHNILMGVLTTTVFSLGFVTMASIVLALANLGRRNISKVASVGSLIEKAAGIAMIALGVYLLIEALY
- a CDS encoding helix-turn-helix domain-containing protein, coding for MPIEFVRLVVEHDDWSTFTRGLDAWVNVASSVPISNRVKRSMLILNASSVGVAKTLINRVRGFRGVKVVDVIGRYNVRGKSITLLSTIRAFNGGVLETILGSNVYYYHELIANGVEYWSIVTGGADGLISELGSRFSVRLVRRINVNELTKSIGDPTLTRRELRVLKTAYELGYFNWPRRRNVGSIAETLGISKTTLMQELRSILRKLALRELRNDYPY